The following proteins come from a genomic window of Microbacterium sp. SY138:
- a CDS encoding AAA family ATPase, giving the protein MSLPALSEEQQELFRLIEDTGEHVFITGRAGTGKSTLLQHFAWNTKKQIAICAPTGVAALNVEGQTIHSLFRLPIGLIGDADIDQNDATRRILNAIETLVIDEISMVNADLMDAIDRSLRQARGRRGEPFGGVQVVMFGDPYQLAPVPPRGDEARYVRDHYRSFWFFDAKVWAGTGGGTGESDQDGLFAVDSRADLHVRELVQIHRQSDDGFKAMLNAVRYGRVTAEIAGVLNAQGARTPPDPEPGEVPMITLATRNDIVNSINSRHLAALPGKEQTARAEVSGDFGRGEAALPAESELKLKVGAQVMFLRNDTAMSGEPPRWVNGTIGTVVRILGSAVRVDIDGEEVDVEPAVWERFRYAYDQNTKKLSRDVVAEFTQFPLRLAWAVTIHKSQGKTYERAIIDLGSGAFAPGQTYVALSRLTSLDGLYLSRALRPRDIRVDEDVRRFMRDAWLAASTPELPKS; this is encoded by the coding sequence GTGTCCCTTCCCGCCCTGTCCGAGGAGCAGCAAGAGCTGTTCCGCCTCATCGAGGACACCGGCGAGCACGTCTTCATCACCGGTCGAGCCGGGACCGGCAAGTCGACCCTCCTGCAGCATTTCGCGTGGAACACGAAGAAGCAGATCGCCATCTGCGCGCCCACGGGCGTGGCGGCGCTCAACGTCGAGGGGCAGACGATCCACTCGCTGTTCCGCCTGCCGATCGGTCTGATCGGGGACGCCGACATCGATCAGAACGACGCGACCCGTCGCATCCTGAACGCCATCGAGACGCTCGTGATCGATGAGATCTCGATGGTCAACGCGGATCTTATGGATGCGATCGACCGCTCCCTGCGCCAGGCGCGTGGGCGCAGGGGCGAGCCGTTCGGCGGCGTGCAGGTCGTCATGTTCGGAGACCCGTACCAGCTGGCGCCCGTGCCGCCCCGCGGTGATGAGGCTCGCTACGTGCGGGACCACTACCGCTCGTTCTGGTTCTTCGATGCGAAGGTGTGGGCAGGGACTGGCGGCGGTACCGGCGAGTCCGATCAGGACGGACTCTTCGCGGTCGACTCGCGGGCCGATCTGCACGTGCGCGAACTCGTGCAGATCCACCGCCAGTCCGACGACGGGTTCAAGGCCATGCTGAACGCCGTGCGCTACGGACGGGTCACCGCCGAGATCGCCGGGGTGCTGAACGCCCAGGGAGCGCGGACGCCACCGGACCCGGAGCCGGGGGAGGTGCCGATGATCACGCTCGCGACCCGCAACGACATCGTGAACAGCATCAACAGTCGTCACCTGGCCGCATTGCCGGGCAAGGAGCAGACCGCACGTGCCGAGGTGAGCGGAGACTTCGGGCGGGGCGAGGCCGCGCTCCCCGCCGAGTCGGAGCTGAAGCTGAAGGTCGGAGCGCAGGTCATGTTCCTGCGCAACGACACCGCGATGTCGGGGGAGCCGCCGCGGTGGGTCAACGGCACCATCGGCACGGTCGTACGCATCCTCGGCAGCGCTGTGCGTGTCGACATCGACGGCGAGGAGGTCGACGTCGAACCGGCCGTGTGGGAACGGTTCCGCTACGCGTACGACCAGAACACCAAGAAGCTCTCCCGTGACGTGGTCGCGGAGTTCACCCAGTTCCCGTTGCGCTTGGCGTGGGCCGTCACGATCCACAAGTCGCAGGGCAAGACCTACGAGCGGGCGATCATCGACCTCGGCTCCGGGGCGTTCGCACCGGGGCAGACCTACGTCGCGCTCAGCCGGCTGACCTCGCTCGACGGGCTCTACCTGTCGCGTGCGCTGCGACCCCGTGACATCCGGGTCGACGAAGACGTGCGCCGGTTCATGCGCGACGCCTGGCTCGCGGCATCGACCCCGGAGCTGCCGAAGAGCTGA
- a CDS encoding cytochrome c oxidase assembly protein: MAALVLALLVGGGAKPPLLQDPGPFVLWGTPIAKLVMNISGAVMLGSLVLALFGLRAGDRSFDAALNIASVGAAVFTVSAGLAGFLAFMAAFNPKLSIEREFGTQLGRFLLELPLGQSWLITTIFGAIITVLAFAWRSWTPTLITALLAAASFLPLATQGHAGDLAGHNMAVNSILLHTIGAAVWLGGLLLLVLLRGRADVDTAQLVGRYSSLAIAAFAVVAVSGVTRSIVAVGSWDALWATPYGWIVLAKVALLGGMGLLGAWYRARLIPKLSGQRAAGWFWLLVLCEVALMGLASGAAAALARTPPPTGEVAAFAQTPAQILTGSTLPPELTIERWFTAWDFDVLWLVAAGFGLFLYLAGVRRLRLRGDRWPIHRTVFWVLGMLMLVWVTSGPLNAYQEYLFSIHMMGHMMLSMAIPLLMVSGAPITLALRAIHKRDDGTRGGREWIMWAVHSPFARVVTHPFVAAAIFILSLWAFYFTDLVRWSMYEHLGHEWMIIHFLISGYLFVMSLIGADPVPYRLPYPGRLITLIAVMAMHAFFGIAIMMQEGLMVADWFGSMGRDWGVDPLQDQYVGGGIAWSIGEIPTLILAITVAIQWSRSDTKLQRRADRHADRTGDAELEEYNAKLAALAERDEREQRAGR; the protein is encoded by the coding sequence ATGGCAGCCCTCGTGCTGGCGCTGCTCGTCGGCGGAGGCGCCAAGCCGCCGCTCCTGCAGGATCCGGGGCCGTTCGTGCTCTGGGGCACGCCGATCGCCAAGCTCGTCATGAACATCTCGGGCGCGGTCATGCTCGGCTCGCTCGTGCTCGCGCTGTTCGGACTGCGCGCGGGGGACCGATCATTCGACGCCGCCCTGAACATCGCCTCGGTGGGAGCGGCCGTGTTCACGGTTTCCGCGGGTCTCGCCGGCTTTCTCGCCTTCATGGCCGCCTTCAACCCGAAGCTCAGCATCGAACGCGAGTTCGGCACGCAGCTCGGTCGATTCCTGCTGGAGCTGCCGCTGGGGCAGTCCTGGCTCATCACCACCATCTTCGGTGCGATCATCACGGTGCTGGCGTTCGCGTGGCGTTCGTGGACACCCACACTGATCACGGCCCTCCTCGCCGCCGCATCCTTCCTCCCGCTCGCGACTCAGGGCCATGCCGGCGACCTCGCCGGGCACAACATGGCCGTCAACTCGATCCTGTTGCACACGATCGGCGCCGCCGTCTGGCTCGGCGGTCTCCTGCTCCTGGTCCTGTTGCGCGGACGAGCCGATGTCGACACCGCGCAACTCGTCGGGCGCTATTCGTCGCTCGCGATCGCCGCTTTCGCCGTGGTCGCCGTGTCGGGCGTCACCCGGTCCATCGTCGCCGTCGGCAGCTGGGATGCGCTGTGGGCGACGCCCTACGGCTGGATCGTGCTGGCCAAGGTCGCACTCCTGGGGGGAATGGGGCTGCTGGGGGCCTGGTACCGCGCCCGCCTGATCCCCAAGCTCTCCGGTCAGCGCGCGGCCGGCTGGTTCTGGCTCCTCGTGCTGTGCGAGGTCGCGTTGATGGGTCTCGCCTCGGGTGCTGCCGCCGCACTCGCACGCACACCTCCCCCCACAGGGGAGGTCGCCGCGTTCGCCCAGACCCCCGCGCAGATCCTCACCGGCTCGACGCTGCCGCCGGAACTGACGATCGAGCGCTGGTTCACTGCCTGGGACTTCGACGTGCTCTGGCTCGTCGCCGCCGGCTTCGGACTGTTCCTCTACCTGGCAGGAGTGCGGCGGCTGCGACTGCGCGGCGACCGCTGGCCGATCCATCGGACCGTGTTCTGGGTGCTCGGCATGCTGATGCTCGTCTGGGTGACCAGCGGGCCGCTCAACGCCTACCAGGAATACCTCTTCAGCATCCACATGATGGGCCACATGATGCTGTCGATGGCGATCCCGCTGCTGATGGTGTCCGGTGCCCCCATCACCCTCGCCCTGCGTGCGATCCACAAACGCGACGACGGCACCCGAGGCGGTCGCGAGTGGATCATGTGGGCCGTGCACTCGCCCTTCGCCCGCGTCGTGACGCACCCGTTCGTGGCGGCGGCGATCTTCATCCTGTCGCTCTGGGCGTTCTACTTCACCGACCTCGTGCGCTGGTCGATGTACGAGCACCTCGGCCATGAGTGGATGATCATCCACTTCCTGATCTCGGGCTACCTCTTCGTGATGAGCCTGATCGGCGCCGACCCGGTGCCCTACCGCCTGCCCTACCCCGGTCGTCTGATCACCCTGATCGCCGTGATGGCGATGCACGCCTTCTTCGGCATCGCGATCATGATGCAGGAGGGCCTCATGGTGGCCGACTGGTTCGGATCGATGGGCCGTGACTGGGGCGTGGACCCGCTGCAGGATCAGTACGTGGGTGGCGGCATCGCCTGGTCGATCGGCGAGATCCCTACGCTCATCCTCGCGATCACGGTCGCGATCCAGTGGAGTCGCAGCGACACCAAGCTGCAGCGCCGCGCGGACCGGCACGCCGATCGCACGGGAGACGCCGAGCTCGAGGAGTACAACGCCAAGCTGGCTGCCCTCGCCGAGCGCGACGAGCGGGAGCAGCGCGCAGGCCGCTGA
- a CDS encoding HU family DNA-binding protein: MADKSITKTELVASIASATGQSQATVSGVLDSLFATVSDAVAKGSKVSIPGWISFEQVDTAARTGRNPQTGAEIKIPAGKRVKVTAGSKLKAAVK, from the coding sequence ATGGCTGACAAGTCCATCACCAAGACCGAGCTCGTCGCGAGCATCGCAAGCGCCACGGGCCAGAGCCAGGCCACCGTCTCCGGTGTCCTCGACTCGCTGTTCGCCACGGTCTCCGACGCTGTTGCCAAGGGCAGCAAGGTCTCCATCCCGGGCTGGATCTCCTTCGAGCAGGTCGACACCGCTGCTCGCACGGGCCGCAACCCGCAGACCGGCGCCGAGATCAAGATCCCGGCCGGCAAGCGCGTCAAGGTGACCGCTGGTTCCAAGCTCAAGGCTGCCGTCAAGTAA
- a CDS encoding DUF559 domain-containing protein: protein MDVVRALTARNGIARVVTMRRAGVTEHALRQAVRAGAVVSVCRGWVGLPGADPMLVAAAKRGVVLSCVTVAARKDLWVTAVSRPHLAAPPKSGHAKDARGVVHWSRPIFPRDPDLLEDSIENALVLVARCQPYEDALATWESAMRAGAVDPDVLERAPLPPAARRLLGDARPFADAETETIFRTRMAWLDLPITPQVWIIGHRVDFLIGERLVVQIDGGHHVGPQRTSDIAHDVELMLRGYHVIRIGYDQLMNHWADVQSLILAAIAQLLHLAR, encoded by the coding sequence ATGGATGTCGTGCGCGCCCTCACAGCCAGGAACGGGATCGCGCGGGTCGTCACCATGCGCCGAGCGGGGGTCACCGAGCACGCGCTGCGGCAAGCGGTGCGCGCAGGGGCGGTGGTCTCGGTGTGCCGGGGGTGGGTGGGGCTCCCCGGTGCGGACCCGATGCTCGTCGCGGCGGCGAAGCGAGGAGTCGTGCTCAGTTGCGTCACCGTTGCCGCGCGGAAGGATCTGTGGGTGACGGCCGTATCGCGACCGCACCTGGCGGCACCCCCGAAGTCCGGTCACGCGAAGGATGCTCGTGGGGTCGTGCACTGGAGCCGGCCGATCTTCCCTCGAGATCCGGATCTGCTCGAGGACTCGATCGAGAACGCGCTCGTGCTCGTGGCGCGCTGTCAGCCATATGAAGATGCGCTCGCGACCTGGGAGTCCGCGATGCGGGCAGGGGCCGTGGACCCCGACGTGCTCGAACGGGCACCCCTGCCGCCGGCGGCGAGGCGGCTCCTGGGCGACGCCCGTCCCTTCGCCGACGCGGAGACAGAGACCATCTTCCGCACGCGGATGGCATGGCTGGACCTGCCGATCACGCCGCAGGTCTGGATCATCGGGCACCGAGTGGACTTCTTGATCGGCGAACGACTCGTCGTGCAGATCGACGGTGGGCATCATGTCGGACCCCAACGCACGAGCGATATCGCGCACGACGTCGAGTTGATGCTCCGCGGCTATCACGTGATCCGCATCGGCTACGACCAGCTCATGAACCACTGGGCGGACGTGCAGAGCCTGATCCTGGCTGCGATCGCTCAGCTCCTCCATCTCGCGCGCTGA
- the rpsN gene encoding 30S ribosomal protein S14 — translation MAKKSKIARNEQRKVIVERYAERRAELKKTLVDPNATDEAREAARVGLQKLPRNASPARVRSRDVIDGRPRGVLTKFGISRVRFRDMAHRGELPGVTKSSW, via the coding sequence ATGGCTAAGAAGAGCAAGATCGCTCGCAACGAGCAGCGCAAGGTCATCGTCGAGCGTTACGCCGAGCGTCGCGCCGAGCTGAAGAAGACCCTGGTCGACCCGAACGCCACCGACGAGGCCCGCGAGGCCGCTCGCGTCGGCCTGCAGAAGCTGCCGCGCAACGCGTCGCCGGCTCGCGTGCGTTCGCGCGACGTCATCGACGGCCGCCCCCGCGGTGTCCTCACGAAGTTCGGCATCTCGCGTGTCCGCTTCCGTGACATGGCGCACCGTGGCGAGCTGCCCGGCGTGACCAAGTCGAGCTGGTAA
- the rpmG gene encoding 50S ribosomal protein L33 — translation MAKKAQDVRPIIKLRSTAGTGYTYVTKKNRRNTPDRLVLKKYDPVIRQHVEFREER, via the coding sequence ATGGCCAAGAAGGCTCAGGACGTACGTCCGATCATCAAGCTGCGTTCGACGGCAGGTACGGGATACACGTACGTGACCAAGAAGAACCGCCGCAACACCCCCGACCGCCTCGTGCTCAAGAAGTACGACCCGGTCATCCGTCAGCACGTCGAATTCCGAGAGGAGCGTTGA
- the rpmB gene encoding 50S ribosomal protein L28 — MAAVCQVTGAVPGFGHNVSHSHRRTKRRFDPNVQKKTYFVPSLGRKITLNVSAKGIKVIDVRGIENVVKDLQAKGVKL, encoded by the coding sequence ATGGCAGCAGTGTGCCAGGTGACCGGAGCTGTTCCCGGCTTCGGACACAATGTCTCGCACTCGCACCGCCGGACGAAGCGCCGCTTCGACCCGAACGTGCAGAAGAAGACGTATTTCGTTCCCTCGCTCGGTCGTAAGATCACGCTCAACGTGTCCGCCAAGGGCATCAAGGTGATCGACGTCCGTGGCATCGAGAACGTGGTCAAGGACCTCCAGGCGAAGGGTGTGAAGCTCTAA
- a CDS encoding DNA-3-methyladenine glycosylase, with protein MTDGSDLLRGVDLPHESLRRAVRADLSASAVDVAPRLLGGELRTVVTIGSDSVPVEVRLRITEVEAYHGQGTGEIPDPGSHARMGRTARNSTMWGEPGHLYVYLSHGIHSCVNVVCGPEGHGDGVLLRAGEIVSGTEAAALRRGVALPLRRTTLRDLARGPGRLGQAVGLRHPVHDGIDAITGGERRGARAELWLGPQRDDVASGPRVGVAGVAGTAAFPWRFWIDAAPTVSPFRWGRGAAEAAAELASGEPGSTASAPVLN; from the coding sequence ATGACGGACGGTTCCGACCTCCTCCGCGGCGTCGACCTGCCGCACGAAAGCCTGCGCCGTGCCGTCCGTGCAGACCTGAGCGCCTCTGCGGTCGACGTCGCACCGCGCCTGCTCGGAGGCGAGCTGCGCACGGTCGTCACGATCGGGAGCGACTCCGTTCCCGTCGAGGTGCGGTTGCGCATCACGGAGGTCGAGGCGTACCACGGGCAGGGCACGGGCGAGATCCCCGATCCGGGTTCTCATGCGCGCATGGGGCGCACGGCCCGCAACTCCACGATGTGGGGCGAGCCGGGCCACCTGTACGTGTACCTGAGCCACGGCATCCACTCGTGCGTGAACGTCGTGTGCGGCCCTGAAGGGCACGGCGACGGCGTGCTGCTCCGGGCGGGCGAGATCGTGAGCGGCACGGAGGCGGCGGCCCTCCGACGTGGCGTCGCGCTTCCCCTTCGGCGCACGACGCTGCGGGACCTCGCCCGCGGGCCGGGTCGTCTCGGACAGGCGGTGGGATTGCGGCATCCCGTGCACGACGGGATCGACGCGATCACGGGTGGGGAGCGTCGCGGAGCACGAGCCGAGCTGTGGCTGGGTCCGCAGCGGGACGACGTGGCCAGCGGTCCGCGCGTCGGTGTCGCCGGCGTCGCCGGGACCGCGGCTTTCCCGTGGCGCTTCTGGATCGACGCGGCCCCGACGGTGTCGCCGTTCCGATGGGGCAGGGGCGCGGCCGAGGCTGCTGCCGAACTCGCTTCGGGGGAGCCGGGATCGACCGCGTCGGCGCCCGTGCTAAACTGA
- a CDS encoding DUF1980 domain-containing protein, producing the protein MSEQTARSGQTATRIRALGTRWLGVGLATVISVVTLGLGLTGRLNLYISPESVWFACTAAVVTLAGAIWSCTLPLGEESDHGHDHGPVPAPAVHGDREGADHDGVDHDGVDHDGVDHDGADHDGADHDGAPASSRRALAGVAAVAGGVIASGVVVAGLVLPPASLSVELAMSRAGEQSALFAGADSVALGVADTSTFGVGDWASVFTAATNTAAYDGAAVKLTGFVTPGASGDDGVNLTRLVITHCVIDAQTAVLPVDVKPDEYATGQWVEITGTVRADADGKLRIEPTDVVAIDEPGDPYEY; encoded by the coding sequence TTGTCTGAGCAGACGGCGCGGTCCGGGCAGACCGCCACCCGCATACGTGCACTCGGCACCCGCTGGCTGGGTGTGGGGCTCGCGACCGTCATCTCGGTCGTCACCCTCGGCCTCGGTCTCACGGGGCGCCTCAACCTCTACATCAGCCCGGAGTCGGTGTGGTTCGCCTGTACCGCCGCGGTCGTGACTCTGGCCGGAGCGATCTGGTCGTGCACCCTCCCGTTGGGGGAAGAGAGCGACCACGGCCACGACCACGGGCCTGTGCCCGCTCCCGCAGTCCACGGTGACCGCGAGGGTGCGGATCACGACGGTGTGGATCACGACGGTGTGGATCACGACGGTGTGGATCACGACGGTGCTGATCACGACGGTGCTGATCACGATGGTGCCCCGGCCTCCTCTCGCCGCGCGCTCGCCGGAGTCGCGGCCGTCGCCGGCGGAGTCATCGCCTCGGGTGTCGTCGTGGCGGGTCTCGTCCTGCCGCCGGCCTCCCTGTCGGTCGAGCTCGCGATGTCGCGCGCGGGAGAGCAGAGCGCATTGTTCGCCGGCGCGGACTCGGTCGCTCTCGGCGTGGCCGACACGTCGACGTTCGGCGTCGGCGACTGGGCGAGTGTCTTCACGGCGGCGACGAACACGGCCGCCTACGACGGCGCCGCGGTGAAGCTCACGGGCTTCGTGACGCCGGGCGCGTCGGGAGACGACGGTGTGAACCTGACCCGTCTGGTCATCACGCATTGCGTGATCGATGCGCAGACCGCCGTTCTGCCCGTCGATGTGAAGCCCGACGAGTACGCGACCGGCCAATGGGTCGAGATCACCGGCACCGTGCGCGCGGATGCCGACGGCAAGCTCCGCATCGAGCCGACCGATGTCGTCGCGATCGATGAGCCGGGAGACCCCTATGAGTACTGA
- a CDS encoding permease encodes MSSSAATATRHGHSHRPAPSPRSAWIGVGLGAAIIAALFLIDAFLPTLFPASLPTRAQDGLTLALSVLIEALPFVILGVLLSIVVQVWLPADAIHRWLPKRAWARRAVLSLLGMLIPVCECGNVPFARGLMMRGLAPAEAMTFLIAAPIVNPIVILTTHAAFGWDGGILVARLVGGYLIANLIGWIYSRHPDPDGMLTQRFVDTCELVTHEPGTPVRRSLTQFLIELRAVMPALVIGSALAGAVQVLIPREWLLAIGSNPVLSIVAMMALAMTVAICSNVDAFFALSFASTFSSGALVAFLLVGPLVDIKMLALMRTTFTARTLVGIVGIVLASAFAIGIGVNVLV; translated from the coding sequence GTGAGCTCCTCGGCAGCAACGGCGACCCGTCACGGCCACTCCCATCGCCCGGCGCCCTCGCCGCGATCGGCATGGATCGGCGTCGGCCTGGGCGCTGCCATCATCGCCGCGCTCTTCCTGATCGATGCCTTCCTGCCGACGCTGTTCCCCGCCTCGCTGCCCACCCGCGCGCAGGACGGTCTCACCCTCGCGCTGAGTGTGCTCATCGAAGCCCTGCCGTTCGTCATCCTCGGCGTGCTGCTCTCGATCGTCGTGCAGGTGTGGCTCCCGGCCGATGCGATCCACCGCTGGCTGCCGAAGCGCGCGTGGGCCCGCCGTGCGGTGCTGTCGCTGTTGGGCATGCTGATCCCGGTGTGCGAGTGCGGCAACGTGCCCTTCGCCCGTGGCCTCATGATGCGCGGCCTCGCGCCGGCCGAAGCGATGACGTTCCTCATCGCCGCGCCGATCGTGAACCCGATCGTGATCCTCACCACGCACGCCGCTTTCGGCTGGGACGGTGGGATCCTCGTCGCCCGGCTCGTGGGCGGCTACCTCATCGCGAACCTCATCGGCTGGATCTACAGCCGCCACCCCGACCCGGACGGCATGCTCACCCAGCGCTTCGTCGACACCTGCGAGCTGGTCACCCACGAACCGGGCACGCCGGTGCGCCGCAGTCTCACCCAGTTCCTGATCGAGCTGCGCGCCGTCATGCCTGCACTCGTGATCGGCTCGGCGCTCGCCGGGGCCGTGCAGGTACTGATCCCGCGCGAGTGGCTGCTCGCGATCGGGTCGAACCCGGTGCTGTCGATCGTCGCCATGATGGCGCTCGCGATGACGGTGGCCATCTGCTCGAACGTCGATGCGTTCTTCGCGCTCTCGTTCGCCTCGACGTTCTCGTCCGGCGCCCTCGTCGCCTTCCTGCTCGTCGGTCCACTCGTCGACATCAAGATGCTGGCGCTCATGCGCACCACGTTCACCGCGCGCACGCTCGTCGGGATCGTCGGCATCGTGCTCGCCTCGGCTTTCGCGATCGGTATCGGGGTGAACGTCCTTGTCTGA
- a CDS encoding transcriptional repressor — MAQRNTWQRERVREALADARGFVSAQSLHAALRDDNTGIGLATVYRALAGLAASGDADSLQSPEGEALYRACTTQGHHHHLICRSCGLTVEIEAKDVEQWAHRTAALHGFTEAAHVVDIFGLCTPCANKRDAERAASA, encoded by the coding sequence ATGGCTCAGCGGAACACCTGGCAGCGCGAACGTGTGCGCGAAGCACTCGCCGACGCGCGCGGATTCGTGAGCGCGCAGAGCCTGCACGCCGCGCTGCGCGACGACAACACCGGCATCGGCCTCGCCACCGTCTACCGTGCGCTGGCCGGACTCGCCGCCTCCGGAGACGCCGACTCGCTGCAGAGTCCCGAGGGCGAGGCGCTGTACCGCGCCTGCACCACGCAGGGCCACCATCACCACCTCATCTGCCGATCCTGCGGTCTGACCGTCGAGATCGAGGCCAAGGACGTCGAGCAGTGGGCGCACCGCACCGCGGCACTGCACGGCTTCACCGAGGCCGCCCACGTGGTCGACATCTTCGGGCTGTGCACCCCGTGTGCGAACAAGCGCGACGCCGAGAGGGCCGCGTCCGCGTGA
- a CDS encoding metal ABC transporter permease, whose amino-acid sequence MSVALGIVPLVDWSDVFSFQDYGELVTLLANSIIAGAVLGIVGGLIGVFVMQRDLAFAVHGVSELSFAGAAAALLFGGSVVAGSLGGALVAAILIGVLGAKARDRNSIVGVLMPFGLGLGILFLSLYDGRSANRFSLLTGQIVSVSSPDLGWLIGISMVVLIGLLVMWNPLRFDSLDPESAAARGVPTRAVSLLFMVLLGLIVAVSVHIIGALLVMALLVTPAAAAMRVTAGPIAVPLLAALFGFVSAVGGILLALAGTLPVSPYITTLSFTIYVVCWIVQKARARVRRVRA is encoded by the coding sequence ATGAGCGTCGCGCTGGGCATCGTGCCGCTGGTCGATTGGAGCGACGTCTTCTCGTTCCAGGACTACGGCGAGCTCGTCACCCTGCTCGCGAACTCGATCATCGCCGGCGCGGTGCTCGGCATCGTCGGCGGACTCATCGGCGTCTTCGTGATGCAGCGCGACCTGGCTTTCGCGGTGCACGGCGTGAGCGAGCTGTCATTCGCGGGAGCGGCTGCCGCCCTGCTCTTCGGCGGAAGCGTGGTGGCCGGGTCTCTCGGCGGAGCGCTCGTCGCCGCCATCCTGATCGGGGTCCTCGGGGCCAAGGCCAGGGACCGCAACTCCATCGTGGGTGTGCTCATGCCGTTCGGCCTGGGCCTCGGCATCCTGTTCCTCTCGCTCTACGACGGCCGCAGCGCCAACCGCTTCAGCCTGCTCACCGGCCAGATCGTGTCGGTCTCGAGCCCCGACCTCGGCTGGCTCATCGGCATCAGCATGGTCGTGCTGATCGGGCTGCTGGTGATGTGGAACCCGCTGCGGTTCGACTCGCTCGACCCGGAATCGGCTGCGGCCCGCGGCGTGCCGACCCGTGCCGTCAGCCTGCTGTTCATGGTGCTGCTCGGCCTGATCGTCGCGGTGAGCGTGCACATCATCGGTGCGCTCCTGGTGATGGCGTTGCTGGTCACTCCCGCGGCCGCCGCGATGCGCGTCACCGCAGGCCCCATCGCCGTGCCGTTGCTGGCCGCGCTGTTCGGCTTCGTGTCCGCGGTCGGCGGCATCCTGCTGGCCCTCGCCGGCACGCTCCCGGTGAGCCCGTACATCACGACCCTGTCGTTCACGATCTACGTGGTGTGCTGGATCGTGCAGAAGGCGCGGGCCCGAGTGCGCCGTGTGCGTGCCTGA
- a CDS encoding metal ABC transporter ATP-binding protein, which produces MSGAAQRGNPVLEISDASLQRGDRELWSGLDLTVEPGEFIAVLGPSGSGKTTLLRSILGLQPLSSGTIRVAGEPVHRGNSRIGYIPQQRSLAPDTSMRARDLVALGVQGSRFGFPIPHRGDRAKVDHLLEAVGASHFADRRVGLLSGGEQQRLRVGQALADEPALLLCDEPLSNLDLANQVAVTDIIDRQRREREAAVLFVTHDINPILGRVDRILYIAGGRFLLGTPDEVLQTRVLTDLYGTPVFVLRAGDRLVVVGVPDAEPHHDHGDHEHGHHEHGGAA; this is translated from the coding sequence ATCTCCGACGCGTCGCTGCAGCGCGGTGATCGCGAACTCTGGTCAGGCCTCGACCTCACGGTCGAGCCGGGGGAGTTCATCGCGGTGCTCGGCCCCTCCGGATCGGGCAAGACCACCCTGCTGCGGAGCATCCTGGGCCTGCAACCGCTGTCTTCGGGCACGATCCGCGTCGCGGGTGAGCCCGTGCACCGCGGTAACTCCCGTATCGGGTACATCCCGCAGCAGCGCTCGCTCGCCCCCGACACGAGCATGCGAGCCCGCGACCTCGTCGCCCTCGGCGTGCAGGGGAGCCGCTTCGGCTTCCCGATCCCGCACCGTGGCGACCGCGCCAAGGTCGACCACCTGCTCGAGGCGGTCGGCGCCTCGCACTTCGCCGATCGCCGGGTCGGACTGCTCTCCGGCGGCGAGCAGCAGCGACTGCGGGTCGGTCAGGCCCTCGCCGATGAGCCGGCCCTGCTGCTGTGCGACGAGCCGCTGTCGAATCTCGACCTCGCGAACCAGGTCGCCGTGACGGACATCATCGATCGTCAGCGCCGTGAGCGCGAGGCGGCGGTGCTGTTCGTCACCCATGACATCAATCCGATCCTCGGCCGGGTCGACCGCATCCTCTACATCGCCGGCGGACGGTTCCTGCTCGGAACTCCCGACGAGGTGCTGCAGACGCGCGTGCTCACCGACCTCTACGGCACTCCGGTGTTCGTGCTCCGCGCGGGCGACCGGCTGGTGGTCGTGGGTGTGCCGGACGCCGAGCCCCACCACGACCACGGCGACCACGAGCACGGACACCACGAGCACGGAGGAGCGGCATGA